Below is a genomic region from Billgrantia tianxiuensis.
GGTTGTCGGCCAACTGCACGTGAGCGATGCGATCCAGGTGCTTCTCGATGGTCGGCGCCAGGTCGCCCTCCATGATCTGCATGTGGTAGATGTCGTACTGCAGCTTGAGGTTGGGGCTGCCCACCTCGTCGAAGATCGCCAGGGCCTGCTCGGTGCGGTTGAGGAAGAAGCCGGGAATGTCGCGGGTGTTGATCGGCTCGGCAAGTAGCAGGATACCGGCGGCCTCGAGCTTATCCGCAGCGTAGCGCAGGTTCTCCACCAGGGTGCGCCGCGCCTGCTCCAGGCTCACGCCCTGGGGCTGGATGCCGGCCAGGCAGTTGACCTGCTTGCAGCCGAGCACCGTGGCGTAGTCGATGGCTTTCTCCACGCCGGCGCGAAACTCCTCGACGCGATCCGGGTGGCAGGCGATGCCGCGCTCGCCGGCACCCCAGTCGCCGGCCGGCAGGTTGTGCAGCACCTGGGTCAGACCGTGCTCGTCGAGGCGCGCCTTGAGCTCGGCGGCGGAATAATCGTA
It encodes:
- the hyi gene encoding hydroxypyruvate isomerase; protein product: MPKFAANLSMLFTEEDFLDRFKAAAEAGFKGVEYLFPYDYSAAELKARLDEHGLTQVLHNLPAGDWGAGERGIACHPDRVEEFRAGVEKAIDYATVLGCKQVNCLAGIQPQGVSLEQARRTLVENLRYAADKLEAAGILLLAEPINTRDIPGFFLNRTEQALAIFDEVGSPNLKLQYDIYHMQIMEGDLAPTIEKHLDRIAHVQLADNPGRHEPGTGEIHYPFLFAHLDRLGYDGWIGCEYKPKTTTKEGLGWLDQARG